In one Melaminivora jejuensis genomic region, the following are encoded:
- the sctJ gene encoding type III secretion system inner membrane ring lipoprotein SctJ codes for MNSCKPEPGSPALRVWRWLALCLLAVSVLTACGGRVDLLGAVPEDEANEVLAALLRADIEAHKSAGKEGLVGVQVPSQQVAQALQVLRDNGLPRERFAGMGQVFKKEGLISSPLEERARYIYALSQELSGTLSRIDGVLAARVHVVLPERGAAGEPGVLSTAAVFIKHQDGYNLDIIQPQIRRLVTNSIPGLSADRVSVVFVAAQPRADAAREGPALAQVWGLEVGPASAGALSAVLWGLLALLLLALGAVGWLVWRFVLPARGRPSEAGKPGAASNASNARPA; via the coding sequence ATGAACTCCTGCAAACCCGAACCCGGCAGCCCGGCGCTGCGTGTCTGGCGCTGGCTGGCGCTGTGCCTGCTGGCCGTGAGCGTGCTGACGGCCTGCGGCGGGCGCGTCGATCTGCTGGGCGCCGTGCCCGAGGACGAGGCCAACGAGGTGCTGGCGGCACTCCTGCGCGCCGACATCGAAGCGCACAAGAGCGCCGGCAAGGAAGGCTTGGTGGGGGTGCAGGTGCCGTCCCAGCAGGTGGCGCAGGCGCTGCAGGTGCTGCGCGACAACGGCCTGCCGCGCGAGCGCTTTGCCGGCATGGGCCAGGTCTTCAAGAAGGAAGGCCTGATCTCCTCGCCGCTGGAGGAGCGCGCGCGCTACATCTACGCCCTGTCGCAGGAGCTGTCGGGCACGCTGTCGCGCATCGACGGCGTGCTGGCGGCCCGGGTACACGTGGTGCTGCCCGAGCGCGGAGCCGCCGGCGAGCCGGGCGTGCTGTCCACGGCGGCGGTCTTCATCAAGCACCAGGACGGCTACAACCTGGACATCATCCAGCCGCAGATCCGCCGGCTGGTCACCAACAGCATTCCCGGCCTGAGCGCCGACCGGGTCTCGGTGGTCTTCGTTGCCGCCCAGCCGCGCGCCGATGCCGCGCGCGAGGGGCCAGCACTGGCCCAGGTCTGGGGGCTGGAGGTCGGCCCGGCCAGCGCCGGCGCCCTGAGCGCTGTGCTGTGGGGGCTGCTGGCCCTGCTGCTGTTGGCGCTGGGCGCTGTGGGCTGGCTGGTCTGGCGCTTTGTGCTGCCGGCGCGCGGGCGGCCGTCCGAGGCCGGCAAGCCAGGCGCCGCCAGCAATGCCAGCAACGCTCGCCCGGCGTGA
- the sctI gene encoding type III secretion system inner rod subunit SctI, with amino-acid sequence MDVISGPVMALAQAGQASPAIDKVAAPVADSLAAQRFAAIMAQPVAAPVAPAPAALAPAIAPASAAAASSIGERILSGMGGISGDMQASWKAVAEVLQRGEHQVNLQDMLRLQMNLVQVTMQYDLVGKVVSRSGQNIDHLVRLQ; translated from the coding sequence ATGGACGTCATTTCAGGCCCCGTTATGGCTCTGGCCCAGGCTGGGCAAGCGTCTCCAGCTATCGATAAAGTAGCGGCGCCAGTGGCCGACAGCCTGGCGGCGCAGCGCTTTGCCGCCATCATGGCGCAGCCTGTGGCCGCGCCCGTGGCGCCAGCGCCGGCTGCACTGGCGCCGGCCATCGCCCCTGCCTCTGCGGCTGCCGCCAGCTCCATCGGCGAGCGCATCCTGTCGGGCATGGGCGGCATCTCGGGCGATATGCAGGCCTCCTGGAAGGCCGTGGCCGAGGTGCTGCAGCGCGGCGAGCACCAGGTCAACCTGCAGGACATGCTGCGCCTGCAGATGAATCTGGTGCAGGTGACCATGCAATACGACCTGGTGGGCAAGGTGGTGAGCCGCTCCGGGCAGAACATCGACCATCTCGTGCGCTTGCAATGA
- a CDS encoding tetratricopeptide repeat protein codes for MTTETVTVHDTAATAAADSQAPQGAAAVQSILDLKQGLEALPSSHRLSQADTDVIYALAHQLVVQGRYETAYGYFSLLTLYQPTNVSYLKGLALCYRMLERYDEALNVYSFLATIDPDQVDHSIAIVECLLLKRELDEARATVDLILQFCRENAVPGKSEARAQALHELLQPATPESASAHA; via the coding sequence ATGACCACCGAAACCGTGACTGTCCACGACACCGCCGCCACTGCCGCCGCCGACTCCCAGGCCCCGCAGGGCGCGGCTGCCGTGCAATCCATCCTCGACCTCAAGCAGGGCCTGGAAGCCCTGCCATCGAGCCACCGCCTGTCGCAGGCCGACACCGATGTCATCTACGCCCTGGCGCACCAGCTCGTGGTGCAGGGCCGCTACGAGACGGCCTACGGCTATTTCTCGCTGCTGACCCTGTACCAGCCGACCAATGTGTCCTACCTCAAGGGCCTGGCGCTGTGCTATCGGATGCTGGAGCGCTACGACGAGGCGCTGAATGTGTATTCCTTCCTGGCGACCATAGACCCCGATCAGGTCGATCACAGCATCGCCATCGTCGAATGCCTGCTGCTCAAGCGCGAGCTGGACGAGGCGCGCGCCACGGTCGATCTGATCTTGCAGTTCTGCCGGGAGAACGCCGTGCCGGGCAAGTCCGAGGCACGGGCGCAGGCGCTGCACGAGTTGCTGCAGCCGGCCACGCCGGAGAGTGCATCTGCTCACGCCTGA
- the sctB gene encoding type III secretion system translocon subunit SctB, with protein sequence MSTPIGPGGSPFIPGSYGSGDQVGDEALSTEGSNSLARLRPNRPVLASRNDDTAIQLTLIRGSNPSDSLDKPNMPQRLDKEAMVLDSLSDSQVSADIYTFMALFQKMAQEMRNTAREQRTAEFQGQITSLLSAADKMKEAAGQRYVAAIVQGVTQIASGLVQAGMSTVAAAKTIKGAQLEMQGKNALSTIKAFEGNTDVLPSKMGASLTQSANQMIRDGQVAGARGGLWQGYAQSGSGITGGIGGLVAAGFTHKADVLDAEKTRLDAQSKMHETAVQHANDMMQQMMDVIRDVRDKLSSIQQSQVETTRGIARNI encoded by the coding sequence ATGAGCACACCCATCGGCCCGGGCGGCAGCCCCTTCATTCCAGGCTCCTATGGCAGTGGCGACCAGGTGGGCGACGAGGCGCTGAGCACCGAAGGCAGCAATTCCCTGGCCCGGCTGCGGCCCAACCGCCCAGTATTGGCCAGCAGGAACGATGACACTGCCATCCAGCTCACCTTGATCCGTGGCAGCAATCCGTCGGATTCCCTGGACAAGCCCAACATGCCGCAGCGCCTGGACAAGGAAGCCATGGTGCTGGACAGCCTCAGCGACTCGCAGGTTTCGGCGGACATCTACACCTTCATGGCCCTGTTCCAGAAGATGGCGCAGGAGATGCGCAACACCGCGCGCGAACAGCGCACGGCGGAATTCCAGGGACAGATTACATCGCTGCTGAGCGCTGCCGACAAGATGAAGGAGGCTGCAGGCCAGCGCTATGTCGCCGCCATCGTGCAAGGTGTGACGCAGATCGCCAGCGGCCTGGTGCAGGCCGGCATGTCGACCGTCGCTGCGGCCAAGACCATCAAGGGGGCACAGCTGGAGATGCAGGGCAAGAACGCGCTGTCCACTATCAAGGCCTTCGAGGGCAATACCGATGTCCTGCCGTCCAAGATGGGCGCCAGCCTGACGCAAAGCGCCAACCAGATGATTCGCGACGGACAGGTGGCCGGCGCCCGGGGCGGGCTGTGGCAGGGCTACGCCCAGTCGGGCAGCGGCATCACCGGCGGCATCGGTGGCCTCGTCGCTGCCGGCTTCACCCACAAGGCCGATGTGCTGGATGCCGAAAAGACGCGCCTGGATGCCCAGAGCAAGATGCACGAGACGGCGGTGCAGCACGCCAACGACATGATGCAGCAGATGATGGACGTGATCCGCGACGTGCGCGACAAGCTGTCCAGCATCCAGCAGTCCCAGGTCGAGACCACGCGCGGCATCGCGCGCAACATCTGA
- the sctE gene encoding type III secretion system translocon subunit SctE: MNDSIARVSSGPSLPMQGFESLNADLAAQLQQHIQSDPSKVMQEITQLAGTLQAGQTRSGGNNVSNANGAPQIDGVSLSFSAEDMAAALLVLQGKTQEAQLRTAKEGIETNSQKQKIQNEKAMAKIQEWIKNCEDAAAKQKAGGILGWFKKIFAVVASVFAVVAAAVATYATGGAAAPLLALAMLSLASSTVSLASEISKACGGPDFDFVAEWMDPATLVGKGMGKLAEAFGADEQQAAIVSATFAVVTTIAITAASVVLSGGTSAVGELGKIAKLALDIGRAGQAIVGVATGLTTAAQGGVNIAAAADVRDASLAQADKKKIDALIAMLQQQMEENREEMKKVLDEMMEGMNIVSQMINSAGQSRAQINANLTGRGQII, encoded by the coding sequence ATGAACGACAGCATCGCCCGGGTTTCCTCGGGGCCGTCCCTGCCCATGCAGGGTTTCGAGAGCCTGAACGCCGACCTGGCAGCCCAGTTGCAGCAGCACATCCAGTCCGACCCGTCCAAGGTCATGCAGGAGATCACCCAGCTGGCCGGCACGCTGCAGGCCGGCCAGACGCGCAGCGGCGGCAACAACGTCAGCAATGCCAACGGCGCGCCGCAGATCGATGGCGTATCGCTGAGCTTTTCCGCCGAGGACATGGCCGCCGCCTTGCTGGTGCTGCAGGGCAAGACCCAGGAGGCGCAACTCAGGACGGCCAAGGAAGGCATAGAGACCAACTCGCAAAAGCAGAAGATCCAGAACGAAAAGGCCATGGCCAAGATCCAGGAATGGATCAAGAACTGCGAGGACGCGGCGGCCAAGCAAAAGGCCGGTGGCATCCTGGGCTGGTTCAAGAAGATCTTTGCCGTGGTCGCCTCTGTCTTTGCCGTGGTGGCGGCTGCCGTGGCCACCTACGCCACGGGTGGGGCAGCGGCGCCGCTGCTGGCCCTGGCCATGCTGTCGCTGGCTTCGTCCACGGTCAGCCTGGCCAGCGAGATCTCCAAGGCCTGCGGCGGGCCGGACTTCGATTTCGTGGCCGAGTGGATGGATCCGGCCACCCTGGTGGGCAAGGGCATGGGCAAGCTGGCCGAGGCCTTTGGCGCTGATGAGCAGCAGGCGGCCATCGTCTCGGCCACCTTTGCCGTCGTGACCACCATCGCCATCACGGCGGCCTCGGTGGTGCTGTCGGGCGGCACGTCGGCGGTGGGCGAGCTGGGCAAGATCGCCAAGCTGGCGCTGGACATCGGTCGGGCCGGCCAGGCCATCGTCGGCGTGGCCACCGGGCTGACCACGGCGGCGCAGGGCGGCGTCAACATCGCGGCTGCCGCCGATGTCCGCGATGCCTCGCTGGCCCAGGCCGACAAGAAGAAGATCGACGCCCTGATCGCCATGCTGCAGCAGCAGATGGAAGAAAACCGCGAGGAGATGAAGAAAGTCCTCGACGAGATGATGGAAGGCATGAACATCGTCAGCCAGATGATCAATTCAGCCGGCCAGAGCCGCGCGCAGATCAATGCCAACCTGACCGGGCGCGGCCAGATCATTTAA
- a CDS encoding SycD/LcrH family type III secretion system chaperone, giving the protein MNNPIAQKTGPENLGDQIADLLANGGTLGSVFDYEDADYEVLYALGHSLYAQARYHDAMRVFGYLVMCNHMEKRFMNAFASSLQMLGSHKDAIKYYSLASVMDMSDPLPTFHTAECMLAIGMQQEAREALGYVLQQSEAEQYAELRQRAQAMLDLLGGDAAATSH; this is encoded by the coding sequence ATGAACAACCCGATTGCACAGAAGACCGGCCCGGAAAACCTGGGTGACCAAATTGCCGACCTGCTGGCCAATGGCGGCACGCTGGGTTCGGTCTTCGATTACGAGGATGCCGACTATGAAGTGCTCTACGCCCTGGGCCACAGCCTGTATGCCCAGGCGCGCTACCACGATGCCATGCGGGTATTTGGCTATCTGGTCATGTGCAACCACATGGAAAAGCGCTTCATGAACGCCTTTGCCTCCAGCCTGCAGATGCTGGGCAGCCACAAGGATGCCATCAAGTACTACTCGCTGGCCTCGGTCATGGACATGAGCGACCCGCTGCCCACCTTTCACACCGCCGAGTGCATGTTGGCCATCGGTATGCAGCAAGAGGCACGCGAGGCGCTGGGCTATGTGCTGCAGCAAAGCGAGGCCGAGCAGTACGCCGAGCTGCGCCAGCGCGCCCAGGCCATGCTCGATCTGCTCGGCGGCGACGCTGCGGCCACGAGCCACTGA